From Desulfobotulus pelophilus, a single genomic window includes:
- a CDS encoding HesA/MoeB/ThiF family protein, with the protein MKDWILGQAEEGILSMASQRTLERNGALSSARAESLVLEAGVMPERYARNPWSVEEQNRIRKSCCAIVGCGALGSALLEQLLRIGVGTVKIMDPDVFGPSNLNRQILLTEACLGEPKVAVAAARARCVNPAVSLIPVQARFAKETAADFLDGVDLVLDALDTVEDRLVLEKECCRKGLVLIHGAVSGWAGQVAVCHAGEGRLERIYGNVQKGHGGIPAGNPVFGVFATAALQISLACRMLLYGSEEVRGHWFLDCMEPEWVWMDAESGKKAGVCPAK; encoded by the coding sequence ATGAAAGACTGGATTCTGGGGCAGGCAGAGGAGGGTATTCTTTCCATGGCCAGTCAGCGGACCCTTGAAAGGAATGGCGCATTGTCCTCTGCCCGGGCAGAGTCCCTTGTGCTGGAAGCCGGGGTCATGCCGGAGCGTTATGCGCGGAATCCATGGTCTGTAGAAGAGCAGAACAGAATCCGGAAAAGCTGCTGTGCGATAGTTGGGTGCGGAGCCCTCGGTTCGGCCCTTCTGGAGCAGTTACTTCGTATCGGGGTGGGAACCGTGAAGATCATGGATCCGGATGTATTCGGACCTTCCAACCTGAACCGTCAGATTTTGCTGACGGAGGCCTGTCTGGGTGAGCCCAAGGTTGCTGTTGCAGCAGCAAGGGCCCGCTGTGTGAACCCTGCGGTCAGCCTGATTCCGGTGCAGGCTCGGTTTGCTAAGGAGACGGCAGCCGATTTTCTTGATGGGGTAGATCTGGTTCTGGATGCTCTGGATACCGTAGAAGACCGGCTTGTTTTGGAAAAAGAGTGCTGTCGCAAGGGCCTGGTGCTGATTCACGGCGCTGTTTCCGGCTGGGCTGGACAGGTGGCTGTCTGCCATGCCGGGGAAGGACGACTAGAAAGAATATATGGAAATGTTCAAAAAGGTCATGGGGGCATACCTGCGGGGAATCCGGTTTTTGGAGTTTTTGCTACAGCAGCGCTTCAGATATCCCTTGCCTGCCGTATGCTTTTATATGGGTCTGAAGAAGTACGGGGGCATTGGTTTCTGGATTGCATGGAGCCGGAGTGGGTGTGGATGGATGCAGAGAGCGGGAAGAAGGCGGGTGTTTGTCCTGCGAAATGA
- the thrH gene encoding bifunctional phosphoserine phosphatase/homoserine phosphotransferase ThrH: MHIICSDLEGVFIPEIWINVAERTGISELRLTTRDISDYDELMTHRLKVLDAHGLKLQDIQAVIATMEPLPGAFEFVRWLREQSQLIVVSDTFLQFAAPLMEKLNRPTLFCHELEVAADGRITAYKLRQKDAKRKTVNALKSLDYTVLAFGDSYNDTGMLEASDFGFFFQPPDNVIKDFPQFPVTRDYETLKDFIRQSLKLT, from the coding sequence ATGCATATTATCTGTTCTGATCTTGAAGGTGTTTTTATTCCGGAAATCTGGATCAACGTTGCCGAACGCACGGGAATCAGCGAACTGCGCCTTACAACCAGAGATATTTCCGACTACGATGAACTCATGACCCACAGGCTGAAGGTGCTGGATGCCCACGGGTTAAAACTGCAGGACATACAGGCCGTAATCGCCACCATGGAGCCCCTGCCCGGCGCGTTTGAATTTGTCCGCTGGCTTCGGGAACAAAGCCAGCTCATTGTAGTTTCCGACACCTTTTTACAGTTCGCGGCCCCCCTCATGGAAAAACTCAACCGCCCCACCCTTTTCTGCCATGAGCTGGAAGTGGCTGCAGACGGCCGGATTACAGCCTACAAACTTCGCCAGAAGGACGCCAAAAGAAAGACGGTCAATGCCTTGAAAAGCCTTGATTACACCGTACTGGCCTTTGGCGACTCCTACAATGACACAGGCATGCTCGAAGCCTCTGACTTCGGGTTCTTTTTCCAGCCGCCGGACAATGTCATAAAGGATTTTCCCCAGTTCCCCGTCACAAGGGACTATGAGACCCTGAAAGATTTCATACGGCAGTCCCTGAAACTGACATAA
- a CDS encoding aldehyde ferredoxin oxidoreductase family protein, which produces MSDRVLRINMTTGTSVFEPVPDAWAGLGGRGLTSTIIAGEVPPTCHALGSNNKLVLAPGLLSGTRAANSGRLSAGAKSPLTGTIKESNAGGTAARMLALMGIKAIIIEGRPEEKKMFGIHIARDKVRIVETDLGGSGNFAVVEKIVAEEGGKSGVLSIGPAGEMLMPSANISVKDPQGRVRSLGRGGLGAVMGSKKIKYIAIDPADAPGLTYADEASFKEAARVFAKALTDHPVSGEGLPTYGTNVLLNVLHEAGGLPTRNFRTGSFDGHEGISGETMHARIEERGGEGRVRHACHPGCLIQCSQVYPDKDGKVMASGFEYESVWSMGANCGIDDLDALAEADHILDDIGVDTVEFGVSIGVAMEAGILAFGDAAGMLRILKEDLSRGTPLGRLVGAGAECLGKVYGVRRVPTVKGQAIPAYDPRSVKGMGITYATSTMGADHTAGYTVTSNILNVGGTVDPLKKEGQVELSRNLQIATAAIDSTGLCLFVAFPVLDIPEAFNAVVDMLNARFGLSLTGDDVSSLGASILKTEREFNRKAGFNEAADRLPEFFSEEILPPHNTIWDFTDAEMDAFWDF; this is translated from the coding sequence ATGTCCGATCGTGTCCTTCGTATTAACATGACTACCGGAACCTCTGTTTTTGAACCTGTGCCTGATGCCTGGGCCGGCCTTGGCGGCCGGGGTCTGACATCCACCATCATCGCCGGGGAAGTCCCCCCCACCTGTCATGCCCTTGGCAGTAACAACAAGCTTGTATTGGCGCCGGGCCTTCTTTCCGGTACCCGTGCCGCCAATTCTGGTCGTCTCTCCGCAGGTGCGAAAAGCCCCCTCACCGGTACCATCAAAGAGAGTAATGCCGGTGGTACGGCTGCCCGCATGCTTGCCCTCATGGGAATCAAGGCGATTATTATCGAAGGCAGGCCGGAAGAAAAAAAAATGTTCGGTATCCATATTGCCAGAGATAAGGTCCGCATTGTGGAAACGGATCTCGGAGGTTCCGGTAATTTTGCTGTTGTGGAAAAAATTGTGGCGGAAGAAGGCGGTAAATCAGGAGTCTTGTCCATTGGTCCTGCGGGCGAAATGCTTATGCCTTCGGCCAATATTTCCGTTAAAGATCCTCAGGGTCGAGTGCGCAGTCTGGGCCGAGGTGGCCTGGGTGCGGTAATGGGTTCTAAAAAAATCAAGTATATTGCCATTGATCCTGCAGATGCCCCGGGCCTTACCTATGCGGATGAAGCCTCTTTTAAAGAAGCTGCCAGAGTCTTTGCCAAGGCGCTTACAGATCATCCCGTGAGTGGAGAGGGCTTGCCAACCTACGGAACCAATGTGCTCCTGAATGTGCTTCACGAAGCAGGTGGTCTGCCTACCCGGAATTTCCGTACGGGCAGTTTTGACGGCCACGAAGGGATATCCGGTGAAACCATGCATGCCCGCATCGAAGAGAGGGGAGGGGAAGGCCGGGTGCGTCATGCCTGTCATCCCGGCTGTCTGATCCAGTGCTCTCAGGTGTACCCGGATAAGGACGGCAAGGTTATGGCCAGCGGTTTTGAGTATGAAAGTGTGTGGTCCATGGGGGCCAACTGCGGTATTGATGATCTGGACGCCCTTGCGGAAGCGGATCATATTCTGGACGATATCGGTGTGGATACGGTGGAGTTCGGTGTGTCCATCGGTGTGGCCATGGAGGCGGGAATTCTTGCCTTTGGTGATGCGGCGGGGATGCTGCGTATTCTGAAGGAAGATCTTTCCAGAGGAACCCCGCTGGGGCGACTTGTGGGTGCCGGGGCCGAATGCCTGGGTAAGGTGTATGGTGTGCGTCGGGTTCCCACGGTGAAAGGGCAGGCCATTCCAGCTTATGATCCCAGATCTGTCAAGGGAATGGGGATTACTTACGCCACATCCACCATGGGTGCGGATCACACGGCTGGCTACACCGTTACCTCGAATATTCTGAATGTGGGCGGTACGGTGGATCCTCTCAAAAAAGAGGGACAGGTGGAACTCTCCCGTAACCTTCAGATCGCCACGGCAGCTATCGATTCCACAGGGCTTTGTCTTTTTGTGGCTTTTCCTGTACTGGATATTCCTGAAGCTTTCAACGCTGTTGTCGACATGCTTAATGCCCGTTTCGGGCTTTCTCTGACGGGTGATGATGTCTCTTCCCTTGGAGCATCCATCTTGAAAACAGAGCGGGAATTTAACCGGAAGGCTGGATTCAATGAAGCTGCAGACCGGCTTCCTGAATTTTTCAGCGAAGAAATCCTGCCACCGCATAACACAATCTGGGACTTCACAGATGCGGAAATGGATGCCTTCTGGGATTTCTGA
- a CDS encoding MoaD/ThiS family protein — protein MEIGVRLFAGFRKDRFRESTMAWEAGMTPRSIAKHLWIPAEEVGIIFVNGRHADPDVPLMAGDILSLFPVVGGG, from the coding sequence ATGGAAATAGGTGTCCGGCTCTTTGCCGGTTTTCGCAAAGACCGTTTTCGGGAAAGCACCATGGCATGGGAGGCGGGAATGACACCCCGCAGTATTGCGAAGCACCTGTGGATTCCCGCGGAAGAGGTAGGTATCATTTTTGTGAATGGTCGTCATGCGGATCCCGATGTACCGCTCATGGCCGGGGATATTCTCTCCCTTTTTCCCGTGGTGGGGGGAGGCTGA
- a CDS encoding endonuclease/exonuclease/phosphatase family protein, giving the protein MDGFSVITMNLRFGLADDGENSWRQRKKIYPDFLQRFRADIFCFQEANDFQVDFLKELLPDYQVLGCREGAPEQWQHNPVFVSSAFTVAGSRHFFLSDTPDVESRFEGSRWPRQGVLVQLDSSAGRFAVLNTHFDFAEDVQVKSAALMLSLLRMNPENLPVLLAGDLNAGPCSAALELLTGGGEQRFRNPFGADFPPTFHGFTGRGRGDQIDWILVSGPLEVKGMDRLDVSLGGLYPSDHFPVRLFFRLE; this is encoded by the coding sequence ATGGATGGTTTTTCAGTGATTACCATGAATCTGCGTTTTGGTCTTGCCGATGACGGAGAAAATAGCTGGCGGCAGAGAAAAAAGATTTATCCTGATTTTTTGCAGCGATTCAGAGCGGATATTTTCTGCTTTCAGGAGGCTAATGATTTTCAGGTGGATTTTCTTAAGGAATTGCTTCCTGATTATCAGGTACTGGGATGCAGAGAGGGTGCTCCGGAGCAGTGGCAGCATAATCCTGTTTTCGTCAGCTCTGCTTTTACTGTTGCAGGGAGCCGTCATTTTTTTTTGAGTGACACACCGGATGTGGAGAGCCGCTTTGAGGGAAGCCGATGGCCCCGGCAGGGTGTGCTGGTTCAGCTGGATTCTTCTGCCGGCAGGTTTGCTGTGCTGAACACACATTTTGATTTTGCTGAGGATGTGCAGGTGAAGAGTGCGGCGCTGATGCTGTCTCTTCTCCGGATGAATCCGGAAAATCTTCCCGTATTGCTGGCAGGGGATCTCAATGCAGGCCCATGCAGTGCTGCCCTTGAGCTGTTGACGGGTGGTGGAGAACAGCGTTTCCGTAATCCCTTTGGCGCTGATTTTCCTCCTACTTTCCACGGATTTACGGGCAGAGGTCGTGGGGATCAGATTGACTGGATACTGGTCAGTGGTCCTCTGGAGGTGAAGGGGATGGACAGGCTGGATGTATCCCTTGGCGGTCTTTATCCTTCGGATCATTTCCCGGTTCGGCTTTTTTTCAGGCTGGAATGA
- a CDS encoding DUF167 domain-containing protein, whose product MAEFMKPHREGISLLLHVQPKASRNEVAGIHGGALKVRIKAPPVDGAANEACLKFMATFLGMPPSALTLLSGHSGRQKKILVTRPPDCSPETFFRKIQELFRNIPK is encoded by the coding sequence ATGGCCGAATTTATGAAACCCCACAGAGAAGGGATCTCCCTTCTTCTGCATGTACAGCCTAAGGCTTCCAGAAATGAAGTGGCAGGCATTCACGGAGGGGCCTTGAAGGTCCGTATCAAGGCCCCTCCCGTGGACGGTGCCGCGAATGAGGCCTGCCTGAAATTCATGGCCACTTTTCTGGGCATGCCCCCCTCAGCCCTGACCCTCCTCTCCGGTCATAGCGGCAGGCAGAAAAAAATTCTTGTGACAAGGCCCCCAGACTGCAGCCCGGAAACTTTTTTTCGAAAAATACAAGAACTATTCCGGAACATTCCAAAATGA